One Eremothecium cymbalariae DBVPG#7215 chromosome 2, complete sequence DNA window includes the following coding sequences:
- the RTF1 gene encoding RNA polymerase-associated protein (similar to Ashbya gossypii AFR266W) encodes MSDLDEDLLALAEGDDGDEDVMVSSKKRSKNDIAGSKKRMLMDDDDEDDSNDDEDNDVEDSEGEDDYNPGTQYDFEGNDDGSGDEQEERNPYPLEGKYKDEEDRNRIQDMPEMERETLLFERSQEMQKYQERKVLRQRAKSIRAQQQQRQLQKDSTKRSSGRSTRTTGHSELRTSKLSELRKQRAKKSGNYDYSESEEDESDQSDNYAESDNDDYDPHHGHKDGFSDHDNEVKWAEEDLDRDAELEDFNKVKIGRSFVAKFCFYPDFAERVQACYGRVNIGLDKHTGLPMYRMVKIERVFLQKPYSMGKFFTNQYFGVTQGKDRKVFQMNYFSDGPITQPEFERYLNQMAKYDMNKPSLYTLNNKAKELFNFVSQPMTMKLTDQIVRNRMVFNKKLTGTNAVLEKSVLKDKLQYAKDTNNESAVAKYAAQLKNLEKRMSSYEKHHENDQTGIRKLGALTSKNRKVNMDKIRLAENVRKEDSSNVDAKSDPFSRLKTRTKIYYQEIQQEENEKAMELAKQKHQEQDKETQENKERQLLLAKFRRLGGLEEIVSSIPFKIELGF; translated from the coding sequence ATGTCTGACTTGGATGAGGACTTATTAGCTTTAGCTGAAGGTGATGATGgggatgaagatgttatGGTATCGTCCAAGAAAAGatctaaaaatgatattgcTGGATCGAAGAAGAGGATGTTaatggatgatgatgacgaagatgacAGCaatgacgatgaagataatgatgttgaagattcAGAGGGTGAAGATGACTATAATCCTGGTACTCAATACGATTTTGAGGGGAATGATGATGGGAGTGGGGACGAGCAGGAAGAGAGAAATCCATACCCATTGGAAGGGAAGTATaaagatgaggaagatCGGAACCGGATTCAGGATATGCCCGAAATGGAACGTGAAACGTTGTTGTTTGAAAGATCTCAAGAGATGCAGAAATATCAAGAACGAAAAGTTTTAAGGCAGCGTGCGAAGAGCATTAGGGcgcagcaacagcaaagACAGTTGCAGAAGGATAGTACAAAACGTTCATCTGGACGTTCTACACGTACTACTGGTCATTCAGAACTGAGGACCTCTAAGTTATCTGAATTGCGGAAACAGAGGGCAAAGAAAAGTGGTAATTATGACTATAGTGAgtctgaagaagatgaatcCGACCAGTCTGATAATTATGCAGAAtctgataatgatgattaCGATCCGCATCATGGCCACAAGGATGGCTTTTCAGATCATGATAATGAAGTTAAGTGGGCTGAAGAAGACTTGGACCGAGATGCGGAGCTTGAGGATTTCAACAAAGTTAAAATTGGTCGTTCATTTGTGGCcaagttttgtttttatccTGATTTTGCTGAGCGTGTTCAAGCCTGCTACGGAAGGGTCAATATTGGTCTAGACAAACATACTGGCTTACCTATGTATCGAATGGTTAAAATCGAGAGAGTGTTTTTACAAAAGCCATACAGTATGGGCAAATTTTTTACCAATCAGTACTTTGGAGTTACGCAAGGTAAGGATCGGAAAGTCTTTCagatgaattattttaGTGATGGACCTATAACTCAACCtgaatttgaaagatatttgAACCAAATGGCTAAATATGACATGAATAAGCCTTCGCTATACACATTAAACAATAAGGCTAAGGAGTTGTTTAACTTCGTGTCTCAACCCATGACAATGAAATTGACCGATCAGATTGTCCGTAACAGGATGGTTTTTAATAAGAAGCTAACAGGTACTAACGCTGTATTGGAAAAGTCTGTGTTGAAAGATAAGCTTCAGTATGCAAAGGACACCAATAATGAAAGTGCTGTTGCCAAATATGCCGCACAGTTGAAGAACCTTGAAAAGAGAATGTCTTCTTATGAGAAACATCATGAAAATGATCAGACTGGCATTCGAAAATTAGGCGCTCTAACTTCCAAAAACCGGAAAGTAAATATGGATAAGATCAGACTAGCGGAGAATGTGAGGAAAGAAGATTCTAGTAACGTTGATGCAAAGAGTGACCCATTTAGTAGATTGAAGACTAGGACcaagatatattatcaagaaATCCAACAGGAAGAAAATGAGAAGGCAATGGAATTAGccaaacaaaaacatcaaGAGCAAGATAAAGAGAcccaagaaaacaaagaaagacAGCTACTGCTGGCAAAGTTTAGACGTTTAGGAGGTTTAGAAGAAATAGTGAGCAGCATTCCATTTAAAATAGAGCTTGGGTTTTGA